The DNA sequence TCCAACGTTCCCAaaagcataataataataataataataattataacctTTTACTAACCAAGAGCGAGGGCcatactggggaatattggcccgaggtcatttcagtacggaccgagctgcgctcggtccgtacgAAAACGACcaagggccaatattccctgGTATGGCTCGAGCAAGCtaggttagtaagtagtttattatatggcactctgttttTTATAGTGAAATGCACTTCtggtggcttgcacttaaaagtGTTCGTCTTCTCGAtctatctttgaaatttcggaaaaatttcaatctttatAGCTTCTTCTgatagtttcaatgtgaagaatgacaatattcacacttttttttcactgttttggttgcaaattttgaatttgccagCTTCGCTCCAAAACAGaaatacacggattggaccatttccatggaaacggtccgtacttcaaaatcctgaccgagaaagaaccaatcagagcacagggatttgcttaagactgggtttgccatataataataattattattattattattatcattattattgttacgaACTCTATTGACACACACTTTTTCAGGGATGTTTGAAGGCATTCAAAAAACTTAATTGTGTTTATACATCTATCGTCAACCTTGTAAAACAAACTTGTTgtccttgtttttgttcttactAACGTAGATCCACTAAAAGTGTATCTAAGTTTGATATAAAGTTTTTCGTTTTATTGTTAGttgtaagaaaagaaaactccaCTATGAGGAAATCCTTGTAAAtccattttttcaaagtgatCTTTGAGTCAGGGCTGTCAGTGTGGTGGTCTATCTCAAGTTTCATCCTAAATTTCATGCATGGGTTGGGTGGGTGAGTGAGATCAAATATGAACTGGTAGCGGCAGCCAGTGGAGCCTTCACAAGCTGACGTTCGATCTCACGcaataagaattgtaaaccACCATGAGACAATATGtgatatgtgcggtatataTAAATATTCATTCAAATATTAATTCATTCAATTCTTGTCATCATTCTTAATACGTCATATGCCATTTTGGGACAACAACTCTAAGTGTCTATCTTATTGCAGAAAGGGAGTTACTTCTTTGTAGCATAGATAACAGCAGGTTATTGTGCTGTGATGTTGAGAGGGAATAGGACAAGaagaactttttcttttattaatttttttcttttccctctGTGTGACTACTAAAATACGTCCACACTATGGGCTATGCTTTGTGGAAAGATGGTGAATTGTGAAGTCACATACTAACAGACAGCCCATTCAGTTCATTCCTATAGACTGCGAGAAgaagttttgttgtttttgtgcttttgtgtttttgtgtgGTTGAGGTCCTGTTTAGACTCGATCCTTGTATTACATTTcatggtttcaattttattccctttcCTTCAATTGTTAATGGAATTCAATGTAAattctgttatttttttgtggtaagaataaataaataaacaagcTTTTGTTACTGTTAGTAGTGTATGAAaaatgtgttatatgaagtgcggtgtttgaaatcaaatgaagatatgatcctcgcacttactagacaatttaagcaattgtctcatgaacctgaaaaattcaggtgactcaacgggattcgaacccatgacctctgtgatgccggtgcagtgctctaaccaactgagctatgaagtcacacagttgagagcaggtcaatttgttgggctcatgttttcccgtgaaaggaatgtagtatgaaagatgtgttatatgaagtgcggtgtttgaaatcaaatgaagatatgatcctcgcacttactagacaatttaagcaattgtctcatgaacctgaaaaattcaggtgactcaacgggattcaagcaccgcacttcatataacacatctttcatactacattcctttcacgggaaaacatgagcccaacaaattgacctgctctcaactgtgtgacttcatagctcagttggttagagcactgcaccggcatcgcagaggtcatgggttcgaatcccgttgagtcacgtgaatttttcaggttcatgagacaattgcttaaattgtctagtaagtgcgaggatcatatcttcatttgttaGTAGTGTGCATGTGTACATGTGTACGTGTTGTTTTTGGTGTAAAAGTCTGTGGTGGCACACAGATAAGCCCACAAAACGTTCTTGAACACAGCTGAGTTCTtctctcagttttttttttgttgtaaactCATTTCAAATGGTTTCATCTTGTGACCATATACTAAATAAGGCACAATACCTTTGAAGCAATTCTGAAGAAGAAGCTGTTTAATTTAGCTCTCTTCAATATTCAACCTTCAGTGGAGCTTATAAGCTTGCCCAAATAGTATGCACAGATCTCTGTTGAATGAAAGTttgagtttctaaagaaattttgtTGCCACATTTTTCGGGAAGTAAAACACAAACATTTTGGtaccaaacaagttgattaaATTTTGCATCAAGTAAGGTTCAAACTACCATTGTAATAAGATGTTTTAATAGATCTCACCTCCTTGCCATTCACTCTGAAAGGCTAACactcaaaatattttctccatAATCTTTTTATGGGGTTATTTTACCCTTATGAACTGGTTTGAATTACCAAATTATAGGTTTCTCTAGGTTTAATAATAttggaagcttgtctattgTTTAATATCTGAAGTAAGGTCTTGACGTTTGTCAAAATGTAATGCAAAAAGTAgacattttgatttgaatATAGGGAAATTTGGCTCCAagtaagttttctttttaaagtgctttagacttactccctgaattgtatgACACCTGCCTACCTTTTACACAAACTTAAAGTGAATAATGTCACAATCATTTTCAACCTCTTCTCCTCAGCGAAAGTGGAATGGCCTGAAGGGAGTTATGGGCTGCCCAAGGCAATGACCGGCTGTCCTTTGTCACCCGAAACGAAGTGGACTACAGGATGGCGGTTTGAAGATACTGAAGACAGTCATCCAAATAACTACAAATCAAGCAGTTATCATCTGGATACAGTGGTAGGTCTCAACGTAAATAGGACGTTCTGCATGAAGGTTGAAAACGATGAAACCACGGAATGGCCGAAAGGTACGTGTTGAGAAAGGTAGAGTCATTTAAGTTCTTGCATAGATTGAGCTGTTTCTAGTCTTGTTCTTCAAGTTTCAGCAAAATATTTACTCATGTATGTGATACACAGTAAAAACCCTATGCAGTCCATTTGAACCACAGACTGTACACAATTTCTCAGTCTATCGAGAAGTGGGCTAATGGTTGAAACATTAGTCTTTTCTAGGGGAGGGGAAGGCAGGGCATGGTTGGCACAGTGTTgggagcactcgcctcccaccaaagGGGCCATGGATCAATTCTGGACCCAGTGCCATATATGGTTTGAGTTTATTGGTTCTTTGCACTGAATTGTTTTTCACTGCATCCTCTGGTTTCCCACCTCCCACCACAAAACCGATGTAtcattttatttaataaagCAATCCGGCCCTTGAGACTTGCAGGAAAATAGGTTTATTGTCATTAGCATCATCACCGTAATTATCAATAACTCCTCACTATACTGCTTTACAACTTTCAACTTGACAAAATTCCTTACATTGTAAAACTCAATACATCTTTGCTATTTTGTGACTAtattttaaccctttccaccataaggggttccccattgatgagtaaaatcgtctggcgttagacagagtaaaatctataagtgtcaattggcactcatgggcgggaaagggttaatgttGCAGGGTTTTCAATAAGGGCCGGCGGCCGGCGAAACTCGCCGGCTATTTCACGCCAACTCGCCGcctactttgaaaataaataaccccaattttttttaatatcatgagaaacattcGCCCTGGATCGgcaaagtttttttcaaaaaaaaaaaagataaaagaatgTTACCTGAAATCTCAGTAATTTCGGCCCAGCGGCCATCGATTTCTTCGATCGATTGCTCAGTTGCTGAGCAGCCTGGCATATTCTCTAAACCGTGGGTTCTGGCATAGTTAACTAACTATGGTTCTGGGTGCGAAAGCAGCACAACGCGTGTGTGTGAATATTTCCACGCGCTCTCGAGGTCACGTAAAGTTCACGACTTTTGAATATATTACAATACGAGATTCATCACTATtggcaagaagaaaaaagtatttacagtttttgtgtaccgttgaataaaaagagtccaaaattaatgatgtctGTGTTCTGTTCGAATAGCCTTATTCATGCCCCATAATGCGGGAAATGCATTCTAAGAgacccaaattttcaaaattttcccagacccccctagaagCTCTCGCTTTACGGCGCTCGCTAAAGACACCAAAGGCATCTTTCAGTATCTCTCCGCCTACTTCTCAAATTCTGTCATCTACTCCATTTCTTATTGAAAACCCTGTGTTGATAAACATGTAAATTGCAATCTAGCTTTCATTAGTGTGCAAGCTGAATGACTATGACCGAAGTGTATCCTCCAATGTTCTtgcaatactttttttttttttccgaacaAACTTCAAGAACATTTGTCCAACAGTTACTGTTGGATATATCTGGAATGACATTCCTCAGCCAATTATATAAGAGAAAAaccaaccaaaaaaaattaatgtttcaaaaagCCCTTTTGCATTACTATTTAACTCAACTTTAGTTATTCATGTCTTCCACTTTTTCTGTCTTCCTCTCTGACAAGCACTTAAACATTACAATTTGACTcaacattaattattcatgtcTTCCACTTTTTCTGATTTCCTCTCTGACAAGCACTTTCACATTACTATTTGACTCAACATTAATTATTCAagtatttcatttttgctgtCTTCCTTGCTGACAAGCACTTTAACATTACAATTCGAGTcaacattaattattcatgtaTTCCTCTTTTCTGTCTTCTTCACTGAAACACACTTTCACTATTCaatgtatttcatttttctgTCTTGCTCACTGACAAGCACTCACATAATTATGTGACTCcacattaattattcatgtattttattttttctgtcttGCTCACTGACAAGCACTTTCACATTACTATTTGACtcaatattaattattcatgtctttcatttatttctgtcTTCCTCACTGACAAGCACTTGCACATTACTATTTGactcaatattaataattattctcgtctttcattttttgtcttcCTTGCTGTAATTAATGCACTTTCACATTACTATTCAAATTAATGCTCCTTCATTTTTCTGTCTTCCTTACTGAAATTCTCTTTCACATTTCTATTCAACTCAACAGTACTTCATTTTTCCGTCTTTGTCACTGAAGAGCACTTTCACACAACTATTCAACTCAATATTACTTCATTTTTTCTGTCTTCCTCACAAGAAAGCACTTTCACATTACTGTTTAActcaatattatttatttgatttacttcatttttctgtctttctcGTTCATAACCTAAGCCATTTTAGTTTAGCCTAGTGCGTAATTTTTTATCTTACAATTCAAGGGGCACTGGATTAGGTATTTAGATGCCCCTCTCTCCTTCCCTCATGAATAtttcagtgaaataaataaattagaaTTACTTAATTTTAGATTAAGATAAGGTAcagctatcaccaaagggaaaacaccggttcccgtctgttcaccgaagttaagccctgttggaaggggttgatatctggatgggtgaccaaatCCAAGTGACCAAGttgggaaaacaccggttcccgtctgttcaccgaagttaaacCCTGTTGGaaggggttgatatctggatgggtgaccaaatCCAAGTGACCAAGttgggaaaacaccggttcccgtctgttcaccgaagttaagccctgttggaaggggttgatatctgggtGGGTGACCAAATCCAAGTGACCAAGttgggaaaacaccggttcccgtctgttcaccgaagttaagccctgttggacgaggttgatatctggatgggtgaccatctagataaaataccctgtgctgtactccttgggaagtcaggctggcgtagtggacatcaatcacgcctttcacctctactacaatgttgtatgtggaatgagtttcagtcgatctcaacctgactttgagggtttcctccgggcactccagtttcctccctccgcaaaattgactcctagtttaattcaatatgcaggaccccattgataacagtacagtgtactgaagggttatcctgggtaaatattcgaattattattatatatattattaatatcttGTTCTTATTTTGTATCTTAATATACTACTACTTGGAGCGgagaaataaatataaattcaAATACTATAATCATGATCCTTATCTGTCCTTTATCCACGTGCTAACCAGTTAGTTAACACAGGAATGTCACATTTTCCAccatctttctttttgttttaacttctTGTTTTCTGTGTCATCTAATTGCAGGTCAGTACTGCATCTATAAGAAGGCGGACTGTCCTAAAGGGTTCCAAGAAGGATATGTCTATTGGGATGATGAAAACTACAAGAACGTCAACAAAAAAGGAGGGACACTTCCGGACGGCGTATATGACAGAGATACCTTGATTAAGTACTGCTGCAGAGCAGATGGTGACAAATTGACGCCCCTCACCCTTCCCGTGATGAGTTCTTTTTACTTGATGATGTCTAATACATCCGAGTGTCAGCGGGTGAAGGGAGCTGTTGCCACAAAAGAGTTCATTCGGTTTGACACCGAAGACACTAGGAATGAAGACAGACAAGACGGGAGCTATCCTTACGGTGCAGGAATCAGGAATCACAAATTGTATTACTGTTACTATGAAAGTGAGTGTTAACTAGCGAAAGGGCGCGCTCACTTCATTGAGCCGGGTGGGCTAAAAAATCTGggtaagaaaaacaagcactAGGGATCAATGTTCCGCCATTTATCATGCATTTGCACGCTATCCTATTTATATTGCAGCCCTAAAAAGTTAACCCAAGCAAAAAAGAGGTGGGGCCTTAGTGCTACCAGTCCCCCCTCCGCGGTCCCGGCCAGTAAGGTAGTCACGGCATTAGATTTGAATGTAGGTGTTCTGAATTCAAATTTCGCTCAGACCATTGGCGGAGTTTATATTTATGGTCCTAAATTCAACTCCTCTATGCTTTGTGACCAGCCAACAGCTTGCTCCCTGCCACTCGTGTTCAAACTGACTCGAGGCTTTTCTCCGAGCACTCCGGTTTCTTCCCTTACCAAAATGGATTGATGCCAGCATGTAGCAAGGTTATTGTACCTTGACTTCACCTTGCTAACCTTTTCAACTACTTGCTGGCATTTTTACGGTataaattttgatttgaattgTTATTGTTCGCCCCACCAGCTTTAGAAAATGTAGGTGACCCGCTTCGACGACATACTACGCAACAAAAATCACTTCCATCGTGGTATTACATAGCAGTAGATACGTATTTGTTAGCAGCGCAATCAGACAATCATGCGGCGAGAAATGCTCGTAATTTGATGCTCGCTCAATTTTGTTAAACCTCACGAATTTTCCCTTAAAGTTTTAGTGTAAAGGCGCTGTtacactgtgaaatgttttgaGCAAGATGTCACGCAATGTTCTGGCGACATTGTGGCTGGACAAGTTGCACGAAAAGTAGAACTTAACTCTACTTTCGGCAACGGCTCTTGCAAATTGccttgcaacttgtctcgcaacaaTTTTGGCCGTTGCAGGGTATGTTACACCGTGAAATGTTTCGTGCAACTTGTcctgcttgaaaaatgtgttctaactatccttgaattaaattggaaccagcgcttgggacataaaaagacaaaattgaacatttgtcatcatatgctgacgtcgtccacacaactgcaaaacaggtcatttctcgtcgtagaaagaacgagaacgtcttcaaaatgtcaaaagatgaaaaatgcacgtgcaaagcgagcaaaatatcaaatatgcaaatttgtggagtttttgttgctgtcgtcgtcgtggttgctgaGGCTCCCTAATGTCCCACTCTTTGAACGACGCTGAAGAGTTGTGAAACGGGGCCGAAGGTTAATGAATTCATATAATTTATgatcgcgggcataaatatgtttgaGGCCCAACTCAGAtgcattttagcccgagccgttaggcgGGGGTAAAGTGAGCTCTGGGAAAGGCCCATgatatatttatgcccaagagcATAAACtctgttactattattatcactttggggGGCATTGAGAaataaaatctgaaaaaaaaaaaaatcacgaCAAAACATTTAGAAGAATATTTCTTACACTAGTGCTGTGtaaaaacgtcaacaaacactgtaatggcttctagattttgattggctgctttcatcttacgattatttgattctcacttttcatttgttttgtttgtttgtttgttttcagcaGGCTAAAgcacattttagcccgccaagtTCTCCATTTTAACCCGTAAAATGCAGCACagtgcccgacaaagtgattaTAGTAATTCTGGTTCCAGTCCTTGTTGTATGTCAACTAATTTACAAGGGCAGCACATTCTCCTTAGATATTCTAAAAAGCCGGACGTGGGACCACAactaatatacaactatcccccgatggggaggtgaatagtggtggatatataccgagacgcgaagcgtcgaggtatatatccaccgctcttcaccaaccctgagggggatagttgttttagtatttaccaaattagatggataaaaaaatgcttcttcaatttcttcttctgaaactttcgcgaaacgacgcgccatctttctctccgttcgcaaaacagtgaatatccaaggatattccaagttacgggagccaatcaaaacgcgcgaaaattgctatccactgatttggtaaatactaaaatgttgtgtcttcgttttgtttgttatttgttttaaggCTGCAATTTCACATACAGCTTGGATAGTGAAGGAGAAATACAATTCACATCGCCAAACTATTTCAAGGATGGATTCCCTAGAGCTCAGACCTGCAGCTGGCGCTTTGTGGTCCCcgagagaaaaagagcgcggATCAGATTCGTAGATGTTAGACTGGAAGGAGACGATTCCATCACTCTGGCAGAAGGGTGGGAAGATGGAGACGGTTCTCTTATTGGGGACATCAAGAAATCAACATCTCAACGACGGAGCGGCTACTCTGCTTCCCCCGGAAGTCCGATCCTTGTGACGTTTCATTCTACCAGTCGTCCTCAACGCCTTCAATCTAAAGGATTTCTAGGGATCTTCACTGCCCGTAGTGGTAACAAAACCCACAGTTCCTAATAATCCTCTGCCCGTCCCGGTTTCTGATAATCCAACCAACTTCCCAACAATGGTTCAGCGAGTAGTTATATTTTCTGTAAATGGCCCAAACTTTACCTCGAGTACAAACCAATAAGTCAGTGTAAAATTTTGTACTCATCCAGAATGGATGTCTTCCGGCTTCAATTTTTTGCGACTTGAAATGTTACACTTTGTGGCATATTACACGAGGGAAAATTGTCTTCCCTGACGCACTGGAAAATATTCCAACAGGCGTTGAATTTGCGGAGGGGTGGGAAGGTAGTTAGAGGAAAGAAATTCTTGGATACGGCTACCCTACTTGGTTAACCTCGTTAAACTAGATATGGTTCTCGCGTGTGCCAAAACTGTTGTCTCTCTTCATACGGAGCTAAAGAAGACTGactttctgtttctttcatttcaataaACTAGAGTCACACTCTTCGCTTCCGGAATGGCCATCGGGTACATTCGGACTACCTCGTTCGAAGTTCGGATGTCCTTACTCGAAGGAGATCACGTGGTCCTCGGGTTGGCGATATCAGGATACAGAAGATGACCATGCTTCTAGTCAGAAGTCTCTTAGTTTTCATATGGATGCTGTGGTCAACAAAAGCGCGGTGAACAGGAGTTTTTGCATGGCGACAGGGAATAAGGGAAATGGCGACTGGCCCAAAGGTAAATGGCTCTCAGAAGAGATTTGAGATTAACACTCTGAACTTTGCTCTAGATTGTAGACATGCGATTTTTCGATGACGTCTTGGGAAAAATCGGAAAAAATAGCTCGAGAGCTCGTTGTAAAGGCTCGAACCTCCAAGATTCCGATTACAAGTTCAGTTATGTTAACGGAGACGCGGGGAAAGTCGAAAAAATTCTGAGTAACGAGTTAGAAGTCGAAGTTACGGTTTTGCCattaatagagagatttagcttcgcgtttacggccaacgccaaacggcaaacggcaggctgctgcttgtcgtaaaagcaagaaaattatcttattctagcttatttctctgtttttagtacttgctccatagctgtggctaacaggcaaattataagctgaaaccaaacaaatttcacgagtttttggtaaacggcaaatttcagcctgacgtttgccgtttgccgtttgctgtaaacgcgatgctaaatctctctaatgcTCTTCCACTTAGTGAACGGGCGCTCGTGGAAAGTCGGCGGAAAAAATCCGAGTTCTCCGAATTTGTAGTCGAACTTAGGACCCTCCGATTACTAGATCGGTTGCTCTTCCACTGAGCAACAGGGCAATGGTTGAAGCAAGGTGACAATTGTCCTTATGTAGTGGTTTGATTGAAGTTTTTGAAATCTGTTCCTTTTTGAAATGTGTTTTGTTAACCTGGTCTGATCTTCTTTGTTTGGTGTGTCTGCTTCCTATTCGCCTTTACATCTGTAGACGTGacttgttttaatttcagcCAAAGTTAGGTAAGCAGAGGATTCGATGACACCTAAGTGGTTCGGGCGCCTTGAggcaatagggagcttaagcaaccacgacgacgacggcaacaaaaaccccacaaatttgcatatttgacaatgaaaaacagtattttcgcacgctttgcacgtgcatttttcattttttgacattttgtagacgttctcgttctttctacgacgtgaaatgaccagttttgtAGTTGAGTGGACGAcatcagcatatgatgacaaatgttcaattgtgtcttcttatgtcccaagcgcagGTTCCAACTTAACttcaggatagttagaacacatttttcaagcataatgagtttgaataattgaaaaatgattgcagaaacgcgaatttacattttcagatgacgttctcgctttcgtcgacgtcgtgattgcttaagctccctaatgccCACTCAACACACTTCCCGTCGATCTAAACCCGCTGGATGGTTTTTCTCCGCGTTTTTCCTTTCTCCCTTTATCAAAAAGCGACTCTGTACAAGTAC is a window from the Acropora palmata chromosome 14, jaAcrPala1.3, whole genome shotgun sequence genome containing:
- the LOC141866167 gene encoding scavenger receptor cysteine-rich domain-containing protein DMBT1-like, whose protein sequence is MAEVYSPLLLSLALFLRLSVECIGAKVEWPEGSYGLPKAMTGCPLSPETKWTTGWRFEDTEDSHPNNYKSSSYHLDTVVGLNVNRTFCMKVENDETTEWPKGQYCIYKKADCPKGFQEGYVYWDDENYKNVNKKGGTLPDGVYDRDTLIKYCCRADGDKLTPLTLPVMSSFYLMMSNTSECQRVKGAVATKEFIRFDTEDTRNEDRQDGSYPYGAGIRNHKLYYCYYESCNFTYSLDSEGEIQFTSPNYFKDGFPRAQTCSWRFVVPERKRARIRFVDVRLEGDDSITLAEGWEDGDGSLIGDIKKSTSQRRSGYSASPGSPILVTFHSTSRPQRLQSKGFLGIFTARSESHSSLPEWPSGTFGLPRSKFGCPYSKEITWSSGWRYQDTEDDHASSQKSLSFHMDAVVNKSAVNRSFCMATGNKGNGDWPKGQYCIYKKGVCPKGLSEGYLFFDDENHKNQNRMGGTLPDGVYDEDTKLFYCCRTDGDKRKPMSLPLVSPFYLMAFNSSECQRVKGAMVTQEYIQFDDEDESNKDTSSGMHPYEKGKLNVTISYCYYEACHFTLGENSQEFSSPNYRSTGYSNSQICSWRFHVKHVTPPKQQILLKFPEFRLRKGKDGDVIKIYSGWNASDTLLAEFNGDNPPPIEGVASASSVVYLVFISDEHGQSQGFRGLFLNQEFNSSAVYKQPITSPRETKDTATQPSAVKTEPATTSEPSTTLPSTVQRKLASTQSSSSSAKVVIPLVIIALILVAVVTVYCIRRRRREIRFKKRLDQSRRELDNNGTTYRDLNSKEYESYEDFQEIFPQG